The Litorilinea aerophila genome contains a region encoding:
- a CDS encoding 16S rRNA (uracil(1498)-N(3))-methyltransferase — translation MATLHRFFLPDTPLEPGQPVDLTPIAHQLSRVLRARPGTRIVLLDGRGQEFLTEVRRLDPGEARGQILEVGPAAGEPRRPVILYQCTLKADKFEWILQKGVELGVTRFVPVIARRSVVRPAAAVLKKYPRWQRIIQEAAEQSGRGCLPELAAPLSWEEAVRTGEGLRLLPWEDATGHPGLLATLQRSGQAPPPAISLLVGPEGGLTPEEVALARSAGWQVISLGTRILRAETAALAAVAVIQAHGGELGG, via the coding sequence ATGGCCACCCTGCACCGCTTTTTCCTGCCCGATACTCCCCTGGAACCCGGCCAGCCGGTGGATCTGACCCCCATTGCCCATCAGTTGAGTCGGGTGCTGCGGGCTCGACCCGGCACCCGCATCGTGTTGTTGGATGGCCGGGGTCAGGAGTTCCTGACGGAAGTCCGCCGGCTGGACCCAGGCGAAGCCCGCGGCCAGATCCTGGAGGTGGGCCCGGCGGCCGGGGAGCCCAGGCGCCCGGTCATCCTCTACCAGTGTACTCTGAAGGCCGACAAGTTCGAGTGGATCCTGCAGAAAGGGGTGGAGCTGGGAGTCACCCGCTTTGTACCGGTCATTGCCCGGCGTAGCGTGGTGCGCCCGGCCGCCGCCGTGCTGAAGAAATATCCCCGTTGGCAGCGCATCATCCAGGAGGCGGCAGAGCAGAGCGGCCGGGGATGCCTGCCAGAGCTGGCCGCCCCCCTCAGCTGGGAGGAGGCCGTCCGCACGGGGGAGGGGCTCCGGCTGCTGCCCTGGGAAGACGCAACCGGACATCCAGGCCTGCTGGCGACTTTGCAGAGGTCCGGGCAGGCACCCCCCCCGGCCATCAGCCTGCTGGTCGGCCCGGAAGGCGGCCTGACGCCGGAAGAAGTGGCCCTGGCTCGGTCGGCAGGCTGGCAGGTGATCTCCCTGGGCACCCGGATCCTGCGGGCGGAGACCGCGGCCCTGGCTGCCGTGGCCGTGATCCAGGCCCACGGGGGTGAACTGGGCGGCTGA